In the genome of Phlebotomus papatasi isolate M1 chromosome 2, Ppap_2.1, whole genome shotgun sequence, one region contains:
- the LOC129804321 gene encoding armadillo repeat-containing protein 8-like isoform X1, whose product MEPFTCFMEFRSYIDELYSNDYQKCQEAMVCLKNAVIGSNKQKASVVSQGIVPRLIALLTDETVPLALRCDAGIVIGSLAKGANDQVRQLILYGTIHVLLQLIMKKNSEKQLVEICLRALRSIYQYRYAPTDVLHSNNGTLTYLIADLASPNSSIECQSCIANILVPICHSYIEQMLLCQAGAIPLLARLITSNHLVLQTPALKCLASMCFTNRAVSDIVCATSHDDEMIPDILTRLTSRSRPVEVQLTAARCLTYLHRSGSLNSNDSRIEFKTLPCLARLCTEEFDEDTRATAAETLAYLAEIDSDLQRLAAISNHLINSLNSLLQCTSALPRQGAFRCFASLGANDEDIRKRIIEMDGLMEEVLAGLGDHCPEVRLAAVRCLHSLSRSVQQLRTTFQDHSVWRPLMALLTGQPTNELLTVVTSTICNLLLEFSPAKEPMLESGAVEMLCELTRNQDPALRLNGSWALMNMAFQAEQHVKTKIINTLGTDRIFQLLADSDTRVIMKTLGLLRNLLSNTLHIDSIMSEHSEKVMQAVNLVLDSQHPSDVKEQALCIIGNIGAGAQATDYVMEDENTLRKLGEFLINKDVKLQAGARFAIGNLLRKNDITAPARRNRLKELGILNRLEESRRQELFGTHVYDEITSLIREFDYMT is encoded by the exons ATGGAGCCATTTACGTGTTTCATG GAATTTCGATCGTACATCGATGAACTGTACTCGAATGACTACCAAAAGTGTCAGGAGGCGATGGTCTGCCTGAAGAATGCCGTGATCGGGAGCAACAAACAGAAGGCTTCGGTGGTGTCTCAGGGTATTGTGCCAAGGCTCATAGCACTCCTCACGGATGAAACTGTACCCCTGGCACTACGCTGTGATGCTGGCATTGTCATTG GTTCTCTAGCAAAGGGAGCCAATGATCAGGTGCGTCAATTGATCCTGTATGGCACAATTCACGTCCTCCTGCAACTGATCATGAAGAAGAACAGCGAGAAGCAACTCGTTGAGATCTGCCTGAGAGCCCTTCGGTCCATCTACCAGTATCGTTATGCTCCGACAGATGTTCTTCACTCCAACAATGGGACACTCACCTATCTCATAg CAGATTTAGCATCGCCCAATAGTTCCATCGAGTGCCAATCGTGTATAGCTAACATCCTGGTGCCCATTTGTCACTCCTACATTGAGCAGATGCTTCTGTGCCAGGCTGGAGCTATTCCTCTCTTGGCACGCCTCATCACTTCCAACCACCTGGTGTTGCAGACGCCGGCACTCAAGTGTCTGGCATCGATGTGCTTTACCAATCGGGCGGTGTCTGACATCGTGTGCGCCACTAGTCATGACGACGAGATGATCCCCGACATTCTTACGCGATTGACGTCACGTTCTCGGCCCGTGGAGGTGCAACTGACAGCTGCAAGGTGCCTCACGTACCTCCATCGGTCGGGATCTCTCAATTCCAACGACAGTCGGATCGAATTCAAGACATTGCCTTGTCTGGCCAGGCTCTGCACTGAGGAGTTCGATGAGGACACGAGAGCCACGGCAGCAGAGACACTGGCGTACTTGGCAGAG ATCGACTCGGATCTTCAAAGATTGGCAGCTATTAGCAATCATCTGATAAATTCCCTGAACTCCCTGCTGCAGTGTACATCAGCACTGCCACGGCAAGGGGCTTTTCGGTGTTTTGCTTCCCTGGGAGCTAATGACGAAGATATCCGAAAGAGGATTATCGAAATGGATGGATTGATGGAGGAAGTTCTGGCTGGATTGGGTGATCACTGTCCGGAAGTGCGTCTGGCGGCTGTTCGATGTTTGCATTCACTCTCACGATCAGTTCAGCAACTGCGGACAACATTTCAGGATCATTCGGTGTGGCGTCCGTTGATGGCTCTGCTGACGGGGCAGCCGACAAATGAGCTACTTACCGTGGTCACATCAACCATTTGCAATCTTTTACTCGAATTTTCACCAGCAAAGGAACCTATGTTAGAATCTGGAGCTGTGGAGATGCTGTGTGAACTGACGAGGAATCAGGATCCAGCATTGAGGCTCAATGGCAGCTGGGCACTCATGAATATGGCTTTCCAGGCGGAGCAGCATGTCAAGACGAAGATAATTAATACCTTGGGAACAGATAGGATTTTTCAATTGCTAGCCGATTCGGACACGCGGGTGATCATGAAAACACTGGGACTTCTGAGGAATTTGCTCAGTAACACCCTTCATATTGACAGCATAATGTCTGAGCACTCAGAAAAGGTGATGCAGGCGGTGAATCTGGTGCTAGATTCGCAGCATCCGAGTGATGTGAAGGAGCAGGCATTGTGTATCATTGGGAATATTGGGGCTGGGGCTCAGGCTACGGACTATGTGATGGAGGATGAAAATACGCTGAGGAAATTGGGGGAGTTTCTCATAAACAAAGATGTGAAGTTGCAGGCGGGGGCGAGGTTTGCAATTGGAAATCTTTTACGGAAGAATGACATCACAGCTCCTGCCAGACGCAATAGACTGAAGGAATTGGGAATACTCAATCGATTGGAGGAATCAAGGCGGCAGGAGCTCTTCGGAACGCATGTCTACGATGA
- the LOC129804321 gene encoding armadillo repeat-containing protein 8-like isoform X2, which translates to MEPFTCFMEFRSYIDELYSNDYQKCQEAMVCLKNAVIGSNKQKASVVSQGIVPRLIALLTDETVPLALRCDAGIVIGSLAKGANDQVRQLILYGTIHVLLQLIMKKNSEKQLVEICLRALRSIYQYRYAPTDVLHSNNGTLTYLIDLASPNSSIECQSCIANILVPICHSYIEQMLLCQAGAIPLLARLITSNHLVLQTPALKCLASMCFTNRAVSDIVCATSHDDEMIPDILTRLTSRSRPVEVQLTAARCLTYLHRSGSLNSNDSRIEFKTLPCLARLCTEEFDEDTRATAAETLAYLAEIDSDLQRLAAISNHLINSLNSLLQCTSALPRQGAFRCFASLGANDEDIRKRIIEMDGLMEEVLAGLGDHCPEVRLAAVRCLHSLSRSVQQLRTTFQDHSVWRPLMALLTGQPTNELLTVVTSTICNLLLEFSPAKEPMLESGAVEMLCELTRNQDPALRLNGSWALMNMAFQAEQHVKTKIINTLGTDRIFQLLADSDTRVIMKTLGLLRNLLSNTLHIDSIMSEHSEKVMQAVNLVLDSQHPSDVKEQALCIIGNIGAGAQATDYVMEDENTLRKLGEFLINKDVKLQAGARFAIGNLLRKNDITAPARRNRLKELGILNRLEESRRQELFGTHVYDEITSLIREFDYMT; encoded by the exons ATGGAGCCATTTACGTGTTTCATG GAATTTCGATCGTACATCGATGAACTGTACTCGAATGACTACCAAAAGTGTCAGGAGGCGATGGTCTGCCTGAAGAATGCCGTGATCGGGAGCAACAAACAGAAGGCTTCGGTGGTGTCTCAGGGTATTGTGCCAAGGCTCATAGCACTCCTCACGGATGAAACTGTACCCCTGGCACTACGCTGTGATGCTGGCATTGTCATTG GTTCTCTAGCAAAGGGAGCCAATGATCAGGTGCGTCAATTGATCCTGTATGGCACAATTCACGTCCTCCTGCAACTGATCATGAAGAAGAACAGCGAGAAGCAACTCGTTGAGATCTGCCTGAGAGCCCTTCGGTCCATCTACCAGTATCGTTATGCTCCGACAGATGTTCTTCACTCCAACAATGGGACACTCACCTATCTCATAg ATTTAGCATCGCCCAATAGTTCCATCGAGTGCCAATCGTGTATAGCTAACATCCTGGTGCCCATTTGTCACTCCTACATTGAGCAGATGCTTCTGTGCCAGGCTGGAGCTATTCCTCTCTTGGCACGCCTCATCACTTCCAACCACCTGGTGTTGCAGACGCCGGCACTCAAGTGTCTGGCATCGATGTGCTTTACCAATCGGGCGGTGTCTGACATCGTGTGCGCCACTAGTCATGACGACGAGATGATCCCCGACATTCTTACGCGATTGACGTCACGTTCTCGGCCCGTGGAGGTGCAACTGACAGCTGCAAGGTGCCTCACGTACCTCCATCGGTCGGGATCTCTCAATTCCAACGACAGTCGGATCGAATTCAAGACATTGCCTTGTCTGGCCAGGCTCTGCACTGAGGAGTTCGATGAGGACACGAGAGCCACGGCAGCAGAGACACTGGCGTACTTGGCAGAG ATCGACTCGGATCTTCAAAGATTGGCAGCTATTAGCAATCATCTGATAAATTCCCTGAACTCCCTGCTGCAGTGTACATCAGCACTGCCACGGCAAGGGGCTTTTCGGTGTTTTGCTTCCCTGGGAGCTAATGACGAAGATATCCGAAAGAGGATTATCGAAATGGATGGATTGATGGAGGAAGTTCTGGCTGGATTGGGTGATCACTGTCCGGAAGTGCGTCTGGCGGCTGTTCGATGTTTGCATTCACTCTCACGATCAGTTCAGCAACTGCGGACAACATTTCAGGATCATTCGGTGTGGCGTCCGTTGATGGCTCTGCTGACGGGGCAGCCGACAAATGAGCTACTTACCGTGGTCACATCAACCATTTGCAATCTTTTACTCGAATTTTCACCAGCAAAGGAACCTATGTTAGAATCTGGAGCTGTGGAGATGCTGTGTGAACTGACGAGGAATCAGGATCCAGCATTGAGGCTCAATGGCAGCTGGGCACTCATGAATATGGCTTTCCAGGCGGAGCAGCATGTCAAGACGAAGATAATTAATACCTTGGGAACAGATAGGATTTTTCAATTGCTAGCCGATTCGGACACGCGGGTGATCATGAAAACACTGGGACTTCTGAGGAATTTGCTCAGTAACACCCTTCATATTGACAGCATAATGTCTGAGCACTCAGAAAAGGTGATGCAGGCGGTGAATCTGGTGCTAGATTCGCAGCATCCGAGTGATGTGAAGGAGCAGGCATTGTGTATCATTGGGAATATTGGGGCTGGGGCTCAGGCTACGGACTATGTGATGGAGGATGAAAATACGCTGAGGAAATTGGGGGAGTTTCTCATAAACAAAGATGTGAAGTTGCAGGCGGGGGCGAGGTTTGCAATTGGAAATCTTTTACGGAAGAATGACATCACAGCTCCTGCCAGACGCAATAGACTGAAGGAATTGGGAATACTCAATCGATTGGAGGAATCAAGGCGGCAGGAGCTCTTCGGAACGCATGTCTACGATGA